A stretch of the Verrucomicrobiota bacterium genome encodes the following:
- a CDS encoding alpha-ketoacid dehydrogenase subunit beta, giving the protein MRTMLYRHALREGLDEELQRDENVVIMGEEVAQYNGAYKVTEGLWEKWGDKRIVDTPISEAGFIGMGIGASMLGVRPVMELMFWSFHSVAFDQLVNNAACVRYMSGGLIHVPIVVRGPANGGTNVGATHSHIPEGLFAAFPGLKVCAPATPADAKGLMKAAIRDNDPVYVMENTLLYGTEGEVPEADAGDHLVPLGKAEVKREGSDLSLIAHGRSVIQALEAAQTLESEHGIQAEVLDLRSIRPLDVDAILETVAKTNRAVLVDESKGFGGVSAMVATLIQEEAFDHLDAPILRVTTVDAPAIYSPYVENEQLPNPKRIVEKVLQIA; this is encoded by the coding sequence ATGCGCACCATGCTATACCGCCACGCCCTTCGCGAAGGGCTCGACGAGGAACTCCAGCGGGACGAAAACGTCGTCATCATGGGCGAAGAGGTCGCTCAATACAATGGGGCCTACAAAGTCACCGAAGGCCTCTGGGAAAAATGGGGAGACAAGCGCATCGTGGACACCCCCATCTCGGAAGCCGGATTCATTGGCATGGGCATCGGTGCCTCCATGCTGGGCGTGCGCCCCGTCATGGAACTGATGTTCTGGAGCTTCCACAGCGTAGCTTTTGACCAACTCGTGAACAATGCCGCCTGCGTCCGCTACATGTCCGGCGGCCTCATCCATGTGCCCATCGTGGTGCGCGGGCCCGCCAATGGCGGCACCAATGTGGGGGCGACCCACTCCCACATCCCGGAAGGACTCTTCGCAGCCTTCCCGGGCTTAAAAGTCTGCGCCCCCGCCACCCCGGCCGATGCCAAGGGACTCATGAAAGCGGCCATCCGTGACAACGACCCCGTCTACGTCATGGAAAACACCCTTCTCTACGGAACCGAGGGCGAAGTCCCGGAGGCCGACGCAGGCGATCACCTCGTGCCGCTCGGAAAAGCGGAGGTAAAACGGGAGGGCAGCGATCTCTCCCTCATCGCCCATGGCCGCTCCGTCATCCAAGCACTGGAAGCAGCGCAAACCCTGGAGAGCGAACATGGCATCCAGGCCGAAGTGCTCGACCTCCGCTCCATCCGCCCGTTGGACGTGGACGCCATCCTCGAAACCGTCGCCAAAACCAATCGAGCCGTCCTGGTCGACGAAAGCAAAGGCTTTGGCGGCGTCTCCGCCATGGTGGCCACCCTCATCCAAGAAGAAGCCTTCGATCACTTGGACGCCCCCATCCTCCGGGTCACCACCGTGGACGCCCCCGCCATCTACTCGCCCTACGTCGAGAACGAGCAACTTCCAAACCCCAAGCGAATCGTCGAAAAGGTCCTTCAGATCGCCTGA
- a CDS encoding DUF6580 family putative transport protein produces MSTDRTPVLAFAVLLGSLALFRLAGASFPLEWVNFSPFAACLLLGGRFLPGRASLTWLLAVFFVTGLALNLAYGGPLFAWSGLVALLALALAWLIGRALQKRQAGFLLTLGGSLGAALLFYLLTNAFSWLGSDLYPKNLTGLQEAFWTGPPEAVLPTWWFFRNSLIGNVLFTTVYWWGVVHSPGKARVAKLAREATASRQPSP; encoded by the coding sequence ATGTCGACCGACCGAACGCCTGTCTTGGCCTTTGCCGTCCTGCTGGGTAGCCTGGCCCTCTTTCGTCTGGCTGGTGCTTCTTTTCCGCTGGAGTGGGTCAATTTTTCGCCTTTTGCGGCCTGCCTCCTCCTGGGTGGCCGTTTCCTGCCTGGCCGAGCCTCCCTGACCTGGCTCTTGGCCGTGTTTTTCGTGACCGGGCTGGCTCTCAATCTCGCTTACGGGGGGCCTCTTTTTGCGTGGTCGGGCCTGGTGGCCTTGCTCGCCCTGGCGCTCGCTTGGCTGATAGGGCGGGCTCTTCAAAAGCGCCAGGCCGGCTTCCTGCTGACACTGGGAGGCAGCCTAGGTGCGGCCCTTCTTTTTTATCTTCTCACCAATGCCTTCTCTTGGCTGGGAAGCGACCTCTACCCCAAAAACCTGACCGGATTGCAAGAGGCCTTCTGGACGGGCCCGCCCGAGGCCGTGCTCCCCACTTGGTGGTTCTTCCGCAATTCCCTCATTGGAAACGTCTTGTTCACGACCGTCTATTGGTGGGGCGTCGTCCATTCTCCGGGGAAAGCTCGGGTCGCCAAGCTCGCCCGCGAGGCCACGGCCTCTCGACAGCCCTCCCCCTAG
- the ilvC gene encoding ketol-acid reductoisomerase — MAAKIYTDSDADLKVLEGKTCAVIGFGSQGHAHALNLKESGVQVVIGLYEGSKSWEPAEKLGFQVMLSAEAVKAADVVMVAVPDTAIPKVYGADIAPNLDSNKTLLFSHGFAVHFETIVPPKDVNVIMVAPKGPGHTVRSQYQEGKGVPSLIAIHQDVNGKAREIALAWAKGIGGTKGGVFETTFKEETETDLFGEQTVLCGGASALVKAGFEVLVEAGYQPEMAYFECLHELKLIVDLMNESGIAGMRFSISETAEWGDVVVGPKIITDDVKDKMRLALKEIQDGTFAKKWIAENEAGQPTFTQIREEEAAHPIEEVGTRLRALMPWIGKRDLAGAQASYS, encoded by the coding sequence ATGGCAGCGAAAATTTACACGGATAGTGACGCAGATCTCAAAGTGCTCGAAGGCAAGACTTGCGCCGTCATCGGCTTCGGATCCCAGGGCCACGCTCACGCCCTCAATCTCAAGGAAAGTGGCGTCCAAGTCGTGATCGGCCTTTATGAGGGCAGCAAGTCTTGGGAGCCAGCCGAAAAGCTGGGCTTTCAGGTCATGCTGAGCGCGGAGGCGGTCAAAGCGGCCGATGTCGTGATGGTGGCGGTGCCGGACACGGCCATTCCGAAAGTCTATGGAGCCGACATCGCTCCCAATCTCGATAGCAACAAGACGCTTCTTTTTTCCCACGGTTTTGCCGTCCACTTCGAAACCATCGTGCCGCCCAAGGATGTCAATGTCATCATGGTGGCGCCGAAGGGCCCCGGGCACACCGTCCGCAGCCAATACCAGGAGGGTAAGGGCGTGCCCAGCTTGATCGCCATTCACCAAGACGTGAACGGCAAGGCGCGCGAGATCGCTCTCGCTTGGGCCAAGGGCATTGGGGGAACCAAGGGCGGGGTCTTCGAAACGACCTTCAAGGAGGAGACCGAAACCGATCTCTTCGGCGAGCAAACGGTGCTCTGCGGGGGGGCCAGCGCGCTCGTGAAAGCGGGCTTTGAGGTGCTGGTGGAAGCAGGCTACCAGCCGGAAATGGCCTACTTCGAGTGTCTCCACGAGCTGAAACTGATCGTAGACCTCATGAATGAATCGGGCATCGCTGGCATGCGCTTCTCCATTTCGGAAACAGCCGAGTGGGGGGACGTGGTGGTGGGCCCCAAGATCATCACCGACGACGTGAAGGACAAGATGCGCCTGGCCCTCAAGGAGATTCAGGACGGGACCTTCGCCAAAAAGTGGATCGCCGAGAATGAGGCGGGCCAGCCCACTTTCACCCAGATCCGGGAAGAGGAAGCGGCTCACCCCATCGAGGAGGTGGGAACGCGCTTGCGGGCGCTCATGCCTTGGATTGGCAAGCGCGATCTCGCGGGAGCGCAAGCGAGCTACTCCTGA
- a CDS encoding YdeI/OmpD-associated family protein, with protein sequence MIDDLERVQVTSAEQLRTWFEAHHAQPESIWLVTYKKCRPEKYLPNTEIVDACVAFGWVDGRRKVLDEERTMQLLAPRKTDKWSQSYQVRYQRLLKEGKMHSAGLRAVQAAQASGGWEAFREVDALRVPQDLGEALKKVPPALKHFEAFPPSARRDILRWIELAKRKETRARRILETVAKAERNERASGTGAKK encoded by the coding sequence ATGATCGACGACTTGGAACGGGTCCAAGTCACCAGCGCCGAGCAACTGCGCACCTGGTTCGAAGCCCACCACGCCCAGCCGGAAAGCATCTGGCTGGTGACCTACAAAAAATGCCGGCCGGAAAAATACCTCCCTAACACTGAAATCGTGGATGCCTGCGTGGCCTTTGGATGGGTGGACGGTCGGCGCAAAGTGCTCGACGAAGAGCGGACCATGCAACTGCTCGCTCCCAGGAAGACGGACAAATGGTCCCAAAGCTACCAAGTCCGTTACCAACGACTCCTGAAAGAGGGCAAAATGCACTCGGCCGGACTGCGAGCGGTGCAAGCGGCCCAAGCGAGCGGCGGCTGGGAAGCCTTTCGGGAAGTGGACGCCTTGCGAGTCCCCCAGGATCTGGGGGAGGCCTTAAAGAAAGTCCCCCCAGCCCTCAAGCACTTCGAGGCCTTCCCACCCTCAGCCCGCCGGGACATCCTGCGTTGGATCGAACTAGCCAAGCGGAAAGAAACCCGAGCTCGGCGCATTCTAGAAACCGTCGCGAAAGCCGAGCGAAACGAGCGAGCCTCTGGGACGGGAGCGAAAAAATGA
- a CDS encoding thiamine pyrophosphate-dependent enzyme, which translates to MPKKKEDFSQAEINQSLSPEDKIALLRLMFRIRRFEQVALKYYNAGKMGGFLHLYIGQESVAVGTMSLCGDHDHVITAYRDHGHAIAAGMGMNECMAELYGKATGCSKGKGGSMHFFAPEKNYWGGHGIVAGQTPLGLGLGYGLKYQGLEGAALCYMGDGAVNQGAFHESLNLAALFEIPVIFIIENNGYSMGTSQVRSSSYPKFLAKRAEGYNMAWDVVNGEHLYEVRAKTQIALERARKESKPTLLEIDTYRYYGHSIADANHKKYRAAEEIKKYQAEHDPLRHWRRQLVAEGVLTDEEAEDIDTEAKKEANASHDFADSSAPPTVESIMEDVYWETDNQTEASQIGRHFF; encoded by the coding sequence GTGCCCAAAAAGAAAGAAGATTTTTCCCAAGCTGAGATCAATCAATCCCTCTCCCCAGAGGACAAGATCGCCCTGCTCCGATTGATGTTCCGCATTCGCCGCTTCGAGCAGGTGGCGCTGAAATACTACAACGCGGGCAAGATGGGAGGCTTCCTCCACCTCTACATCGGACAGGAATCGGTCGCTGTGGGGACGATGTCCCTCTGCGGGGACCACGACCACGTCATCACCGCCTATCGCGACCACGGCCACGCCATCGCCGCCGGCATGGGCATGAACGAATGCATGGCCGAGCTCTATGGCAAGGCCACCGGTTGCTCCAAGGGCAAAGGGGGCTCCATGCACTTCTTCGCTCCCGAGAAAAATTATTGGGGCGGTCACGGCATCGTGGCCGGGCAAACACCACTCGGCCTCGGCCTCGGCTACGGCCTGAAATACCAGGGTCTGGAAGGGGCGGCCCTCTGCTACATGGGAGACGGCGCTGTCAACCAAGGCGCCTTCCACGAAAGCCTCAACCTGGCCGCCCTCTTTGAAATCCCTGTTATCTTCATCATCGAGAACAATGGCTATTCCATGGGCACGAGCCAAGTCCGCAGTTCCTCCTATCCCAAATTCCTGGCCAAGCGAGCCGAGGGCTACAACATGGCTTGGGACGTCGTGAATGGAGAGCATCTCTACGAAGTCCGGGCCAAAACCCAGATCGCCCTCGAGCGGGCTCGCAAGGAAAGCAAGCCGACGCTTCTCGAGATCGACACCTACCGCTACTACGGGCACTCCATCGCCGATGCCAATCACAAGAAGTATCGGGCCGCCGAAGAGATCAAAAAATACCAGGCCGAGCACGATCCCCTTCGTCACTGGCGACGCCAACTGGTCGCCGAGGGAGTCCTGACGGACGAGGAAGCGGAGGACATCGACACCGAGGCCAAAAAGGAAGCCAATGCCTCTCACGACTTCGCAGACAGCTCCGCCCCCCCCACCGTCGAGTCCATCATGGAAGACGTTTACTGGGAAACCGACAACCAGACCGAAGCCTCCCAGATCGGTCGCCACTTTTTCTGA
- a CDS encoding pyruvate dehydrogenase complex dihydrolipoamide acetyltransferase: MATFIEMPKLSDTMTEGTLLAWQVEEGDKVEIGDIIAEVETDKATMEMEAFDEGILGKIYVQGGEKAPVGAALAVLVEEGEEAPASPGAATAAPPQAEEKKEESSAASAPETEAPKPASSSGEKIKSSPLARKIAAEKGIDLTQVSGTGPGGRIVKKDVENFKPAPAARAGSAPSGGVSVQPGVLPVVKEGDVVEPNSSLREIIARNLVGSKQQVPHFYLRLQVDAAPLLKIRKEINASQEGKESPNKYTVNDFILMAVISALKAVPAVNASWNGDSIVKFAQIGVSVAISVPDGLVTPVIKDAGSQSLLGISQAVKDFAVRAKEGKLKPNEYDGGTITVSNLGAWGIDHFDAIINPPQACIVSVGAAKQEPVVENGELQIGTRMWLGLSVDHRVVDGALAATFMAELKKRIEKPALMLV; this comes from the coding sequence ATGGCCACCTTCATCGAAATGCCCAAACTGAGCGACACCATGACCGAGGGCACCCTCCTCGCATGGCAAGTCGAGGAGGGAGACAAAGTGGAAATCGGCGACATCATCGCAGAAGTCGAAACCGACAAAGCCACTATGGAAATGGAGGCCTTCGACGAAGGCATCCTCGGAAAAATCTACGTCCAAGGCGGGGAGAAAGCACCGGTCGGCGCTGCCCTTGCCGTGCTGGTGGAAGAGGGAGAAGAAGCGCCCGCCAGCCCCGGCGCTGCTACCGCCGCCCCGCCCCAGGCGGAGGAAAAGAAAGAAGAGAGCTCCGCGGCCAGCGCCCCGGAAACGGAAGCCCCGAAACCGGCCAGCTCCTCCGGAGAAAAAATCAAATCCTCGCCCCTGGCCCGCAAAATCGCCGCCGAAAAAGGGATCGACCTCACGCAAGTCTCCGGCACCGGCCCGGGAGGACGCATCGTCAAAAAAGACGTGGAGAACTTCAAGCCCGCTCCGGCCGCCCGGGCCGGCAGCGCTCCTTCGGGCGGGGTCAGTGTGCAGCCCGGCGTCCTGCCGGTCGTCAAGGAAGGGGATGTGGTCGAGCCGAACAGCTCGCTCCGCGAAATCATCGCGCGCAACCTGGTGGGCTCCAAACAACAGGTCCCCCACTTCTACCTTCGACTCCAAGTCGACGCCGCCCCCCTCCTCAAAATCCGCAAAGAGATCAATGCCTCCCAAGAGGGCAAAGAGTCGCCTAACAAATACACTGTGAACGACTTCATCCTCATGGCGGTCATCAGCGCCCTGAAGGCCGTACCGGCCGTGAATGCCTCTTGGAACGGAGACTCCATCGTAAAGTTTGCCCAAATCGGCGTCTCTGTCGCGATCTCCGTCCCCGATGGCCTGGTGACCCCGGTCATCAAAGACGCCGGCAGCCAGTCCCTCTTGGGGATCAGCCAAGCCGTGAAAGACTTCGCCGTGCGGGCCAAGGAGGGCAAACTCAAGCCCAATGAGTATGACGGCGGCACCATCACCGTCAGCAACTTGGGCGCTTGGGGCATCGACCACTTCGACGCCATCATCAATCCGCCTCAAGCCTGCATCGTAAGCGTGGGCGCGGCCAAACAGGAACCGGTCGTGGAAAATGGCGAACTCCAAATCGGCACCCGGATGTGGCTCGGCTTAAGCGTCGACCACCGAGTCGTCGACGGAGCCCTCGCCGCCACCTTCATGGCCGAGCTCAAAAAGCGGATCGAGAAACCAGCCCTAATGCTCGTCTAG
- a CDS encoding HAD-IB family phosphatase yields the protein MPGYAFFDLDGTLLPGDTQMLFAQQVIRREPRRRWHLALVAFGLPLVPLVGARGLKRLYFSFLWKLPAHRIWDLVDEFVEELIPRHCFAEMLREIDRHRYEGRTLILNTASPGLYAEAIARKLEFDECVSTPMRLRDPMPLLPEIEGPNNKRAAKLPPMKAFLPTGFDPADPQALPDSWAYTDSANDLPLLRCAENRVVVHPSEKLAALAEAEGWEIKRPDFPSGYQEGKLARVEQMLGLS from the coding sequence ATGCCCGGCTACGCCTTTTTCGACCTCGATGGCACCCTGCTCCCTGGGGACACCCAGATGCTTTTTGCCCAGCAGGTGATCCGGCGGGAACCGCGTCGTCGTTGGCACCTGGCCCTGGTGGCCTTTGGCCTGCCTTTGGTGCCCCTGGTGGGGGCCCGCGGTCTCAAGCGTCTCTATTTCTCCTTTCTCTGGAAGCTCCCCGCCCACCGCATCTGGGACTTGGTGGATGAGTTTGTGGAGGAGCTGATCCCGCGGCACTGCTTCGCGGAGATGCTGCGGGAGATCGACCGCCACCGCTACGAAGGACGGACGCTCATCCTGAACACGGCCAGTCCCGGCCTCTACGCCGAAGCCATCGCTCGCAAACTGGAATTCGATGAATGTGTCAGCACCCCCATGCGCCTGCGCGACCCCATGCCCCTTCTGCCCGAAATAGAGGGTCCCAATAACAAGAGAGCGGCCAAGCTTCCTCCCATGAAAGCCTTTCTCCCGACGGGCTTTGATCCGGCCGATCCCCAAGCGCTGCCAGACAGTTGGGCCTACACCGACAGCGCCAACGATCTCCCGCTCCTTCGTTGCGCTGAAAATAGAGTGGTGGTGCACCCCAGCGAAAAACTGGCTGCCCTGGCCGAAGCCGAAGGCTGGGAAATCAAGCGACCCGATTTTCCCTCAGGCTACCAAGAAGGGAAGCTGGCGAGGGTGGAGCAGATGCTGGGGTTGTCTTAG